From the genome of Nicotiana sylvestris chromosome 1, ASM39365v2, whole genome shotgun sequence:
agctcccctaaacctcgttccaggtatcctaatcgcTTTTTGGCACAGATAGCCATGtatttccactcttcaatcagttttttgtgggcttcttgaatctcacagtgctcgctttcacactcctgaatcctcttgcgcagttggttgtatttgacctgtgcttcagcccttttatcgatgattctgtgacctcgaacaaactcaggttggcccagaccattgtgattgtccttcagccatcctgaatagtatggggtgcagccagcatggtatctgtctggctcgatagtatctctctccataatgatcttgcaatgccacatatgctgagcttgacacttataaggactgttCAGCTTGGAAGTCGgtccggaagtgactcatcttgtcgacccttggtataacctgtttcCTACCAGCTTATCTCATAacccggagagggacataagggtaggttcctctcaaaccgatcagtatcagaaatggtgcgtccctagatcgggcgatgaactcttaagtagggaaccactcgaacatccattgtattgatcctcagtcagatttccaaacagctccacccatcccttggcatcttctggatgagcaaacatgttgggcatgtagttcattctccttggttgatggaaggctatatgatcgtcccaatctctacgctgaatctcttgccgatattcacccctttggaaatgctccatgagccagagttggagcagcaagttgcagccctcgaagtgtggggctccttgttgacacttttccagggctcggtatatctctgcgatgatcatgggcactatgctaattGGTTGTCCCCCAATTCCCTCTATCAAatttttggtgaccatggctagcttggcatggatccttgctttcttcattagaaacactatcatccccaagatgcagaacatgaagacaaagacccttcggtgaatatgccccaacgatgtaagggcgaactcaCCCGGAtatgtacggtaggatttgttgtgaccgtacctctcgtacaaataatcaaagggaatgtaggattccttcaaacatgtcaagtccggattcttctttaggcccatcattttgagaaaacctctacccttgcgattttccggcattaacaacCCGGGGTCTCCTATGGTATACCAGCCATTCCTCatatttcctctagcaggggtgtcatcttAACCTCTCCGAAGCAAAACACGGatctatcacaatcccagaacagagtagcagcttctatgattttgttgttgggttgaacctctaggagggaaggtagatttcctaggtatttccggacaagagtctgatcactggaatgaagatcctcccaccaacttagcaaccttgggtggatgtttgtgaccatcCCGAATCTGGGGACTCcgtgcctcatgtttctacaagacaaaagggttatgcccttacccccaccagactcgactattaaataccaataattggcataaaagcatttaattctccaaataaatgcacagaatgtggtagtgtccgtttgggtttttggaaaatccagtggactttggacgaggctgtcttaaagagtcattatgcgaacaacataactgactcagctaagtttgaccatgatgcatacacaattaaacagagtaaggtttctacagggtattagactggtacccttgagcggacaactcaagagggaaaggcacagaaccgtcgactacaccgttgatcgactggttttaccgcaaatacgcctttgccagaTTTAAAGGGTCATAATATCGGAAgaacgcaaccactcattataagcgttgctatggtatttgtttggcacgagtggaatatgatgttgaaagcatgcttatgcaataattaaaaaaagttgtcacgtatttgcacgttcataaagtgataattacaataatttaaaatagtaataaaggggtgcagtaaaggaaagcagtgaaagaaacaagggaaagaaataaaagacaagttagtttttgcagtagaagagagaattaaatgcttaaagatatTAAAGAAATAAAGTACAGAAGAAaggtaaagtcacagtaatagattgaaatggtaaaagcctaaaagtatttccccagcagagtccccatgctgtcgcgccccatttttctcacaaaatcagGTTTATaatatttgggaggacaactcgttcccttttgggaattgggtttgaattaaagagtcgtcacctaatgattaaagtgcattaggacactaggaaggaattgatatagaaaaccagagattgggtaagggctagaaattatcccaaggggaaggtgttaggcacccctcaggatatactagtgtggttcccggccatgctacaattgtgactttaaatacaattaacaagtaagcaaataaaggtctcaaatatgagggattgtcacattatggctacaaaagaaacaaagaaagctgaaattttgaggaaatagtttgaaaattctgaaaagtaataaaatacacaagtaaagagaagggagtcctaggtttacaaataatatggatcacatcaatgcaatacccggtaatcactcctcagaagaggggttacacgtggtattagcgcaccggtcaacatatccatatctaccctttcccaccctattaaggtattaaaatgcggaataatttcgttacttattgcatgctcttacccgtcccaatcctatcagtcccggaggcatttgggactactagtcctaaagggaagggagattgggcttttatggtttaaagggcaaaatctagggcgacaaacaaaacacatagagcagatatgggaaaacacaacatttaaaggctcaaataagcctcctcaacttaaagacagattgtttagcatgtcttgcatgtactggttatgatctgaattaaatttaaaaaacGTTAAAGCaagctgatttatcacatattttcatatAAGAAGTCCGAAATAGgcctgcccgctggttgtaattatcaaagactggtgCACTTATAACCTTTACCCTAGAgtttgcctaggtgaaacctataggcatgatatctatgcatAACAGAAATATACTAATTTTAGAGAAAAGGACTTATTAATTgcaggaacataagttctgcaaataTTATGCAATGTTGCTACTAtttttttagacttataagcgagataGACGATTCAGATTAGGTtcattactcctataggcatgctttctaagagttattgatttaaaaaacgtttatagtcgaaataaaaatacaggagtcctataggcatgatatctaaaatgTTATTTGTTATTAAAACCTATGAACatgtttgcctagtgatagatgcatatgcaaaattcaagaagtcctatagacaggttatctatatgatatgcagcgttatgaaatgtagaacctatagacatgttttctagataATACAGAAATGCAAAaatttatagacatggtttctatatgaaaacgCAGGAcctgtaaacatgatttctatatgaaaatgcagaaccaataaacaggatttctatatgaaaatgcagaacctataaataggatttctatatgaaaatgcataattgaaagcaggacatgattgcataagtataataaatacctatgaacatgatatctaccccttttgcatgcatTATTTAtccttcccttttcactaaaaccccataagttattacaaattattacagcccagaatgaataagaaaagcaaattacatcataaattaaagtacaaccaatGGGAGCCTAATTCATactccaggtctgaaatatgaaatgaaccaactcaaaacatcaaatatcCAAAGACTTTCTCTTACTTGGGTTGTGTCAGAGCtatctaaagtctcaaatgaactccgggcagtgctcacaccgaagggaactcaaagtcccaaagcaaggctcataggagggggacagaacttagaatctaagagagagtgtaagtgcagataGGGGATTTTGGGGAAGCCAAGACAAACTAGTGGTCATACCTAGCAATTGGAGTGCCGGCACACCCCAACCAGcttgttagccacattgtttgggagttaggataccctaagggatcaagtccagacatgagcaacaactTGAATGTTGTCATATTCTGaacttcaactcaaacacatagaaggggataagggtgcagggattcacagtagaaacatatgctaattatcattaaacataggcagtaaagcagacaggggtgtagaagctgtaaaataaacacattcggatgaggctgaaaatcaaactagaacatatcagtttcagggaaacaagaaaagaaagcaatagtcttgtgaagccaaagtgcaaggaaatagtcagaatgctatgattagagaactatgatacttgagaagtataaaagtgttaaattgagaatgtgttaaagtgcagaagggttgtgcccttttatagtgtagaaggcaAGCAGAAAGGTAGGAGAATgatttgaaaatcaattacaaaaatttctctttgattaagggattctaatttcaaacgtaaaaataattaaggaaagagattgatcaaaaccttttccaaagcagtacaagaagggtaaatacacagagatttatttaaggaaaaaaatCTGATAGCACACGGTTTGCGCAAGTAAGGAAAGTAAATCAGTTAACAACCAAGAAATCAAAATTGAAGGCTTTgtacgaatgaaccaagtcaggaaaagtgaCGAAAAGTTTTACTTAAGGAAAGTCAGTAACAACCAATCAATCCTAAAAAAAAaagattctgaatcaatcataagttggaaAGGCTTTTTAAGAAAGGTTCAATacacatataaaagcatacagacatgctTAAACAAGAAAGAATTGTCATGCAtttgtaaaatcagtagaaagaaaaggttcaacattgtatgaaaacaaagatatccAAACTCATTCAGAGGATTAAAACCAGTCTGAAAGAGCTAAGGGGTCTTTGAAATAAAGCCCTAGTTCGAACAAACTAGAAAACATAAAGGAGAGGGCAAGCAAGTTAAGTCGAAACATGTGTAGAGGTTTCAGAAGAGAATTGaagcttctaacatgcttctttcaAAACTCATGAgagaacatgatagcaaagtaacatgcaaacaGTAGCAGGATTCAGAGGATAGAATGGAAAATACTGATAAGAATAGTAgaggaaacatgcttaagaggctcttttagaagaactcaaacaaagttcagtagaagaaAAGTAGTAAGCACACTTAAGAACGCGGTAGAAAAATACAGCAAAGAGATTCACAGAACATAATGGAAATACTGGTaggaatagtagaagaaacatgcttaaggagTTTTCTAAAAGGAACTTAAACAGGGCCCAGTAGAATgcaaacaaagaactttaagaacttagtaggaaaatacagtagaagaacacaaaaacatcagaaaattatagcagaaaagcacatatagaagaacacagtaagatagtcatacaagagcatggtaaaaggaagaatacaagaacacagtaagagcaagtacacgtaaaggaaaaggaaagtcagaaatcacttaaacattttagaaaaccctagatcggaaaagaaagaccttaaaaaaataaattttgaaagaagaaattgaggaaatggtttaaaaactcaagtagagcatagatatataacagatctaagaaaaattggagaaaacctcgaagggttagggtttcagaagaaccctagaatgagaaaggctttgaaaaggtctccgatctgagtcggagacgTTAGAAACAGCCTCATAAGACCAGGATACGCCGGAGCAAAGCCGGAAATGGCCGTGAAACCTCGAGCCGGCAAAGATCTGAGTGAgaaccttcgaggtcagaccccgaatcttcaagtaccaagtgtacaagagcaaagggaggtgagtttaagactcccatggcctgagaagccatagaTTCCGGTGAGTTTAAGGTTGAAAATGGTAGAAGACGATTAGGGCTTCAGGAACCTTCGAgggagtttgagagagtttgagaggagagggatttcaGAGGCGGCTGTTGGAatgaaatgaggggattagggtagtcacttgtgtttaattatggaagggcgaatagtggtcgttgatctgaatgatcaacggcctagatttaaGAGGGTAGGTGGGGGAATCGGGTTGGGTCAATTGAATTGGGTTAGGGGACGGGTTAATtggaattgggctggtccaaaattgggcttgaaattgggtcaattaaggGAATCAAATTTGGCtattattgaaataaaaatgagtCAGATTTTAAATAGGCagtttttccctttctattttataaaaatagtaaaaataattttgaaagatAATTAAAAGTACTggatcagttaataatatataaatattaatttaaaaatattggaaccaatttcataattataaaatgttattagtcttaaaacaggctaaaattgcaattatatgcaatttagcttttaaaataccaaataaatttgtaaaaaatgtataaaaattaccctacctatattttggtataaatatgagaataaagttagttattcaccaaaataataattttgggaataattattggttttcgtgctactaaaatgggcaataaatcagtttaaaaatcttttagaaattaggaaaattattgaaacacttggacatacttatatatgcatatatatgctattttgaaagtatttgtatgtaaaaatacatagggaacaattgggtatcaacacccccGAATtcaatagattcatttgccatgttggCGGATTCTTTTGTGAGGGCACACACTGGTGCCATCAAGGTCGCCACCAGGAAGTCcgatgtcttcaaaatcaaacagagaGAGAATGAGATgctaagggaattcgtatctcgttTTCAGATGGAGTGAATGGAATTACAACctgtctccgacgactgggcagtacaggccttcactcaaggcttgaacgaacgaagctcggtagcttcacggcatttaaaacaaaatttgatcgaatatcccaCCGTGACCTAGGCGGATGTACACAACAGGTACCAATCAAAtatcagggtcgaagacgactAACTacgagccccctcgggctcagtatatcccaGTAGGCTCTTTACAAAGGAGCAAAGGTTTATAGAAAGGGAGCCAagatcaaacaaagaaagataccagcCGTATGTAGAAGATCGAAGAAACACGGCAAGGCGTAACATGCATCGAGGCGATCGAAGGGCAGATCGGGTCAAAATTCTCGGGGTCTCATGAGTAAAGCTGGGTTCGATAGGCACACTAGGCCGGTAGAGGCACCCCGATtatctgagtacaacttcaacgtcgatgtctCGGGCATCTATCGGCCATAGGGAAAATCAAAGATGCCAGGTGGCCAAAACCCATACTATCAGACCCTTCATAGAGGAACCCTAACTTGGTGTGTCAATATCACGACACTCATGGTCATAGGACCAAGGACTGCAGGAAGCTtcgagaagaggtagcccgactgaTCAGCGAGGGgaaccttcgagaattcctcagcgaccgagctaAAAACCAATTTCGGAAAAGAGAGGCGAACAAAAAAAACGAACCAGAAGAACCACAACACttcatccacatgatcgttgggGGGGTCGACGCCCCACAGGAACCCATTTTCAaatggacaaaaatatccatcattaAGGAAAGGCAAACTCGGAGTTACATGCCGAAGGATGCTCTCacgttcagcgaagaggacaacgagaccttgtctcaacctcacaatgacgcactggtaactttatttcttttgaataaaattcaaattaaacgctcgtgaatccaggtagctcggccagcATAATTAGGTcaagggtggtggagcagctcggactgctccaCTAGATCGTACCCGCCTCTCGAGTTCTCagtggattcaacatggcgagcgagacAACAAAGGGGGAAATCACTCTCCCGGTCAACGTAGCCGGAACAATCCAAGataccaagtttcatgtcatcaaatgtgacatgagatacaatgccttacttggaaggccgtggatacacagtatgagggcagtaccctcaacccttcatcaaatgatgaagtttccaaccaAGGATGGAGTAAAAGCAGTGTACGGGGAGCAGCACGCAACAAGAGAGATGTTTACGGTGCACGACACAGCGCCGACATCTATGTCCTCTATATCGAAGAAACCAATGAGTAAATAAAGGACCGTGCCGCGTCCTCGGAGCAAGCAATAAAAATAGATCGAAGCTCTAACGCTATCAATGCTAAGGTACAACctttcccttttcatttatgtttTGTACTAACTTATTGTAGGTGTCCGATTAAGAGGAATCGAAGCACCCTCCAGCCCGAAGACCTTGgattttaaagcatgcgttgcgcTCTTTTTCCCTCAGACCGGATTTTATCCCGAACGGGTTTtgccggcgaggtttttaacgaggcaacacccatatgctacctaaggggaactcatcaagtattcaaggcttctcttcgatCAAATTCAAATACTGGGGAGGCGTCACCCCGGGATGTCGCCTCTTCAAAGAACTCAAACTATGCCAAGGAGGACCTTGATAGGagaatgatgtatcgggccaaacgatCGAATGAACTGTATCCATGTAGAATAATTAGGCCTTTGAAGGCAAAAAAACATGTACACATACATCAAATAATTGAGGAAACCTCTTTGCTTATCAAAACACTCGAAGAAATTCAATGCTTTCACgcaaaaggctccggccaaaaaTCCTCGAACACTGGGGGACTATCACCGACAGTCAGCTCGTCGAAGCCATCAAAAACTTGAATCCGTAAGACCTCAATAAGGCAATTTCGAGCTCGTAAGCCCTTCGTGAGGCaacaccaaatctgtaagacctcaacaaggcatGCCAAAACTTATAAGACCTTCAAAAGGCATAACCTCGATATTAAAACCAAGGCTATATattgaacttgtaagacccctaaaaaggcataccttTGATATAGACGTCGAGGTCATTTCACCCGGGGACAAAAGACTCTGGCCAAATTAacgcggctcggagacgtccgatcATTGCCATAAAATTAAAGTCCTCCAaatacttcgaaaatacttcgaaaataaccggttaatcaggctaccttCGGCATAAGCAAAGGAGCTTCGATAATATCATCTCTGAATAATAAAAAGGCTTCAAAAATAATCAGCCTTCGATGAAAAGGTTTCAAAAACTCAACCTTCAAGCAAGCCTCCCGAGATACTCAACTATCGTCACATATTGACACATAATCGAGGTTCTCGTTTGAGTCGTCGAAGATTCAGACGAATATAAAACATGCCAAGgcataatcaaaacttcaaaaaacTTTAGCCAAAATGAGGGAAAAACTATAGCCATATTATAGGTCGCATCCCAATctaaaaagagcctaagggccaatgcgtaagagcctaagggccagcctaaagagcttaagggccaatgcgtaagatcctaagggccagcctaaagagcctaagggccaatgcataagagcctaagggccagcctaaagagcctaagggtcgATATGCTGAAAACCTAAGGGTCAATGAGCCCGAGTCAAAATTTGACTCGAGGATCGAACACCAAACGGTCGACTATTATCAAACCACTCATCGAGCATGAAAACTTTAGGGGTTTATATCATAAATCCGACACACCAAACTGGTTATCGACAAGCATCGAAATTTATTCCAAAAAGTCaaagagaaaacaagaaataacaaaaagcaaaaatccacatatatatatatatatatatggtaagTTTCACGAAGACATATTTACAAGGCTCACACCTGGATCCCTTACacaaaaaaggaacaaaggaaaacCTAATCTACCACCGAGGTTACTGGACCAGACGGAGCTTCCTCGGAAGTTGCACCTTCAACGTCCTGGTCCTCGACCCCCGGAACATCGACGACCCCCTCCCCCTCGAGGACTTCACCATCATCTTTATCATCTTCTGAACCGCTGGTCGATTCGTTGGATGAACCATCATTAGAAGAAAGCAGAATTGTCGATTCTTCCTCTAGGGCCTTCATCCTCTCTATCTCGGCAGATAAATCGATGCCCCTGCATATGCATCCTCAAAAGCCTGTCTTTGAGAGCCCATGTTCCAAGGCTCGGGACAGTTTAAGCTCGGCCTCTTCGGTCACCTTCCCGGCTCGAGCATTTGCAACAGCAACATCTTTTCGGTATGAGGACATGAGCGCAGCGGCTTCGGACTTAGCTGCAGATAGCTTAGAAACTAGTTCAGCATGGAGAGCTTCGTGCTTGCGCCTTTCTTCCCTCGCCCCTTGAAGTTGGCCCTCAATTGAGGTCAGCTTTTCTCGAAGAGTTTCTTTATCGTAAGACACCTCATCTATATGCTGCTTCAGCCCAAGGATCTCGGTATATCTGACTCTAAACTCCTCTCGCATTAGGTCATCTTTTTGCTTGAGCTGAAAAAGTCAAATTAAGGTATCAAACGCTCAATTGACTGAAGCACAAAAATAATCCCACAAAGGTCGTATTACCTACTCATCGAGATCGGGCCCCTCTCGAGATATCCTCTCCAAATGAGCTCGAAGGTCACCTAGCTCCCCCTCTTTTTAGGCGTGAAGGGCCTTAAGCTCATCCAATTCAGAAACGAGCTTCCTGAATTCGTCCTCACAACGAGCCAACTCTGCTTCTGACTTGGAAAAGGCTTGGTTGGAAAGCTTTAAGGCCTGAAAACACAGAAGAAGGGAGTCGGAAAAGCAAGGATCGAAACTCAAAATACACCTTCGAATTACAAATAGAGCCAGCGACCGAAATCCGAACGGCAACCTCGAATAAGACCTCTGCTAAACTCTAACTCAAGAAATCAATGATTTGTTTTGTTGGTGTTAATTAGTGCTTTTGGAAAAAGGTTTGTGAGCAGCATTAATGGAGTTTTCTGGCGAAATAACAGTGACCGCAAGTGGTCTACATAGTGTGATTTTTGGTTAACGTAGATGTAATTTTAGTGAAAAATTGATGAAGAGGGTGAGAGTATTTGAGGACTGATTTCTATGGAGCAAATCATTCCTTTTCTATGGAGCAAATCATTCCTTTTCTTGTTACTGTGCGTGTGTGCGTGGTGGAAGAAGGCTGAGGGTTGTTGTGTGTTGCGGCGCTCAAGTTGTTGTCCTTTCCCAAAAAAAACCCTATTTAATGTCTATCCCCTCCTAAGCtcttttcagttttttttctttttcaatgtaATGTGAATGCCTCCTTTTCTCCACGTTTCCCCACTCCCTTTATTTGTCTAATCCCCCTTCTTTTCTATTTTCCTGTTCTCGTTCTattgtttcttcttttttccttttttcccacCAAATAATCAAACATAGTAATATAAATACTAATAAACCTAAATACTTGGGATTGCTACTTACTTTAATCTTTAAACAAATATACTTAAAcgataaaaatccaaaaattaaaagaagacatatttaattataataatttttcttttgcaaaaataaacaaaacttAAACTAAACTCTTTTTGTGGCTTTCATTTTTCATCAAAAGTAAGACAACCAAAATAGTTAGACAACCACACCAACTACTCaagaaaggaaaaatatttttgtagtttttattttttatgataaaataaagtaaaagagtcaaaactagttaaaatagcaatattagacctaaattaaatatttaaacgCTAAAATGTGttaaatctcggggagggtcaaaaattatatGTCTACAAGtgggaccaggcaaaacaatcAATGTTATCGacaagaaattgaatgagttttttcctgagttcgggggttaaacCCGTTCCCATGTATACCTTTCGTTCTGGAAGAATCTCGATCAATATGGCCTGTTCGAGTTCCTATACCGTGGATTTTGTCACATCCGATTCTTCGGGAGCAATGAAGGCTCGAGGGGTGAGTAAATCTTCTTCTTCGTCCTCAGCAACTTGTTCGCCGGACATCTGTCCCTCGGGCTCACCGAGGGCACgggctgtgattgctatttggccacTCGCTCGTTATTCGACTTCTTCGATGTGGACGGTGCCGATATTGGTGCCAAGTTGTGCACCGCAAACATCTCCTTAGCTGCATGATGTTCTCCATACACTGTCTTCACgccatcctttgttgggaacttcatcatctgatggaGGGTCGATGGCATCGCCCTCATGCTATGGATCCACGGCCTCCCAAGCaaagcattatacctcatgtcgtcttcgatgacatgaaatttggtgCCTTGTATGGTTCcagccacgttgactgggaggataattttttcctttgttgtttcacttgccatgttaagCCATTCAAGACTCGAGATGCCAGTATGATTCGATTGAGCAGCCCGAGCTACACCACAACCCttgaccggattatatttgccgaactacctggatccatgagaacatgtttaacttgaactttttttaaaaggatagaaattaccagtgcatcgttatgcgGTTGAGATAAAGCCTCGATGTCTtcctcgctgaatgtgagggtatCCTCAAGCATATAATTCCGAGTTTGTTTctcccttgtgatggatactttggtatGATTGAATATAGGTCCCTGTGGGACATCGACTCCaccgatgatcatgtgaatgacatgcTGAGGTTCTTCAGGTTCATTCTTTCTGCCTGCGTCTCTctccctgaagtgattcttagctcgatcacttaggaattctcgaaggtgccccTCATTGAATAACCTAGCCACTTCTTCCCTTAACTGCCTGCAATCTTCAGTCATGTGCCCATGAGTACCGTGATATTTGCACATCAAGTTGGGGTTCCTCTGAGAAGGATCGGTCTGTATAGGCTCGGACCATCTAGTATCTCTAATTTTGGTAATGGCTGAGACGATCCCTAAGGCATCGATGCTGAATTTATACTCCGATAATCTAGGCACCTCTACTAGTCCTGAGTGCCTATCAAACCCggttttgctcatgagtccccggaAACTTTGACCTCGATCTGCCCTTTGATCATTTCGGGGTATGTTACGTTTTGACACGTTCCTTCGATCATCGATGTATGGTTGATACCTTTCGTTATTCGATCTTGACCCCCTTTCTGCATTTCCTGACTCCCTTGCTAGTAACTTGCTTGGAtaaactgagcccgagggggctccaactggtcatcctcgaccctaattttttATTGGTACCTGTTATGTACATCCGCCC
Proteins encoded in this window:
- the LOC138869927 gene encoding uncharacterized protein; amino-acid sequence: MTEDCRQLREEVARLFNEGHLREFLSDRAKNHFRERDAGRKNEPEEPQHVIHMIIGGVDVPQGPIFNHTKVSITREKQTRNYMLEDTLTFSEEDIEALSQPHNDALFGKYNPVKGCGVARAAQSNHTGISSLEWLNMASETTKEKIILPVNVAGTIQGTKFHVIEDDMRYNALLGRPWIHSMRAMPSTLHQMMKFPTKDGVKTVYGEHHAAKEMFAVHNLAPISAPSTSKKSNNERVAK